A genomic region of Fusarium falciforme chromosome 4, complete sequence contains the following coding sequences:
- a CDS encoding Calcium/calmodulin-dependent protein kinase, with product MSFAGMLNRLHGQPESYDKKAKYRFGRTLGAGTYGVVREADGPTGKVAVKIILKRNVKGNEQMVYDELEMLQKLKHPHIVKFVDWFESRDKFYIVTQLATGGELFDRICEQGKFTEKDAAETIKQVLLAVDFLHKNQIVHRDLKPENLLYLSKDPDSDLVLADFGIAKMLDGKGESLKTMAGSFGYAAPEVMRKEGHGKPVDMWSMGVITYTLLCGYSPFRSENLQDLIRECTDGSVVFHERYWKDVSNDAKDFILHLINPDPDERWTSEEALGHIWLSGKNATDHNLLPEIKSFRARSRFRRIIEKIKLQARIQKLREQEEDPENSDLSAIFSEVARAKLADDKEEKEVLRVTEEVQKEAKRRSFQA from the exons ATGAGCT TCGCAGGCATGCTGAACCGGCTTCACGGCCAACCCGAGAGCTACGATAAGAA GGCCAAATACAGATTCGGTCGAACTCTCGGTGCTGGAACATATGGTGTCGTTCGTGAGGCTGATGGCCCCACGGGCAAGGTGGCCGTCAAGATTATCCTGAAGCGAAATGTCAAGGGTAACGAGCAGATGGTCTACGACGAGCTCGAGATGctccagaagctcaagcaTCCTCACATTGTCAAGTTTGTCGACTGGTTCGAGTCGAGG GACAAGTTCTATATCGTCACACAGCTCGCGACCGGCGGTGAGCTCTTCGATCGTATTTGCGAGCAGGGCAAGTTCACCGAGAAGGATGCCGCCGAAACCATCAAGCAGGTCCTGCTTGCAGTCGATTTCCTGCACAAGAACCAGATCGTCCACAGAG ATCTCAAGCCCGAGAACCTGCTCTACCTGAGCAAGGACCCCGACTCCGATCTCGTCCTTGCTGATTtcggcatcgccaagatgcTCGATGGTAAGGGCGAGTCTCTCAAGACTATGGCAGGCTCCTTCGGCTATGCCGCCCCCGAAGTGATGCGCAAGGAGGGCCACGGCAAGCCAGTTGATATGTGGTCCATGGGTGTCATCACCTACACCCTGCTCTGCGGCTACTCTCCCTTCCGAAGCGAAAACCTTCAGGACCTGATCAGAGAGTGCACCGATGGCTCTGTCGTTTTCCACGAGCGATACTGGAAGGATGTCAGCAACGACGCCAAGGACTTTATCCTGCACTTGATCAACCCCGACCCTGATGAGCGCTGGACTAGCGAG GAAGCCTTGGGCCACATCTGGCTCAGCGGCAAGAACGCCACCGACCACAACCTGTTGCCCGAGATCAAGTCGTTCCGCGCGAGAAGCCGCTTCAGGCGCATCATCGAGAAGATCAAGCTCCAGGCCCGAATCCAGAAGCTCAgggagcaggaggaggatccCGAGAACTCGGATCTTTCGGCCATTTTCAGCGAGGTCGCCAGAGCCAAGCTtgccgacgacaaggaggagaaggaggtgtTGCGTGTCACCGAGGAGGTCCAGAAGGAAGCCAAGCGCCGCAGCTTCCAGGCTTAA
- a CDS encoding DNA topoisomerase I, with amino-acid sequence MSSSSDDDRPLARVNGNRLSSSKISRAEDDAMDRSMPRDAAKLVGLSVRNGPVQDDPMDVDGPVTNGATKRKSRTSITKVNYKDNDSDSEDGAPLAKRQRQNKRVAESDSDDEPIMKARGKKLPPSYKETALPESSDDDQPLGQKLVQKKANIERKADKEAKAMRAKDRTKKPTPKKSIKEESDDDDVPLAKSTTRRQSNGTAAKRKSNGVKKAESDSDAPISKKVKSAPAKKSAKADSKTDSKKAKESGEEEEEFAWWLEPKKEDDSIKWNTLEHNGVLFPPEYEPMPKHIKLIYDGKPVNLAPEVEEVATFWVAMMTPASSHHMENPVFRKNFFEDFQEYCKKYGVTDADGKKVQIKSLDKCDFSKLADYWLAKAEQNKTKNMTKEEKEAAKAKKEALEAPFTHCVWDGRKQKVGNFRVEPPGLFRGRGEHPKTGKVKNRVTPEQITINIGKGAKIPDPPKGHQWKAVQHDQKATWLAMWQENINNNYKYVMLGAASDIKGQSDFKKFEKARELKKHIDRIRKDYTKELKSEIMADRQRATAMYLIDRLALRAGNEKDTENEADTVGCCSLKYEHITLEPPNKVTFDFLGKDSIPYRETAHVEPQVFKNLKLFKKAPKTKGDDLFDRLTTTQLNKHLTSYMPGLTAKVFRTYNASWTMSELLKGLSKDPRSRGSVAEKVKLYNDCNREVAILCNHKRTVGAGHEQQMQKLGDRIKGLRYQQWRTKKMILDIDPTQKKKKGAAWFELDEDLDEEWIKEHQQFLIEEQRTKITKKFEKDNEKLKANKERPMPEKELKERLQAVKELEAKFKKENKTKKVEAEGRGPTVDKFIKAIEKLDERVKVLETQAEDRDGNKEVALGTSKINYIDPRLTVVFAKKFDVPIEKFFSKTLRDKFRWAIKSVEDEDDWTF; translated from the exons ATGAGTTCGAGCTCCGACGATGATCGCCCTCTTGCTAGGGTCAACGGCAATCGAC TGTCCTCGTCCAAGATTTCGCGCGCCGAAGACGATGCCATGGACCGTTCTATGCCTCGCGACGCCGCAAAGCTGGTTGGGCTGTCGGTCCGCAACGGTCCCGTGCAGGATGACCCGATGGACGTCGACGGGCCCGTAACCAACGGCGCCACGAAGCGCAAGTCGCGtacctccatcaccaaggtcAACTACAAGGACAACGATTCTGACTCGGAAGATGGTGCTCCTCTG GCAAAACGCCAAAGACAAAACAAGAGGGTCGCCGAATCGGACTCCGATGACGAGCCGATCATGAAGGCACGCGGCAAAAAGCTCCCGCCCTCCTACAAGGAGACTGCTCTACCCGAATCCTCTGATGATGACCAGCCTCTGGGACAGAAGCTTGTGCAAAAGAAGGCAAACATCGAACGCAAGGCcgacaaggaggccaaggcgatGCGTGCCAAGGACCGGACCAAGAAGCCGACCCCCAAGAAGTCCATCAAAGAAGAGtctgacgacgatgatgtgCCTCTCGCCAAGTCAACCACCAGGCGCCAGTCAAACGGAACCGCTGCGAAGCGGAAATCAAATGGCGTGAAGAAGGCAGAATCCGATTCCGATGCTCCCATCTCCAAGAAGGTCAAATCTGCACCCGCCAAGAAGAGCGCGAAGGCGGACTCCAAGACAGAttccaagaaggccaaggagagcggcgaggaggaggaagaatttGCTTGGTGGCTAGAGCCAAAGAAGGAGGACGATTCCATCAAGTGGAACACGTTGGAGCACAACGGCGTGTTGTTCCCACCCGAGTATGAGCCCATGCCCAAGCATATCAAGCTGATCTACGATGGCAAGCCAGTCAACCTTGCTCCAGAGGTCGAAGAAGTCGCCACGTTCTGGGTGGCTATGATGACCCCTGCCTCGTCGCATCACATGGAGAATCCCGTCTTCCGCAAGAACTTTTTCGAGGATTTCCAAGAGTATTGCAAGAAGTATGGTGTAACGGACGCCGACGGTAAAAAGGTTCAGATCAAGTCTCTGGATAAGTGCGATTTCTCGAAGCTTGCCGACTACTGgctcgccaaggccgagcagaacaagaccaagaacatgaccaaggaagagaaggaggctgccaaggccaagaaggaggccctcgaggccccCTTCACTCACTGCGTGTGGGACGGCAGGAAGCAGAAGGTTGGCAACTTCCGAGTCGAACCTCCAGGTCTCTTCCGTGGCCGTGGCGAGCATCCCAAGACTGGCAAAGTCAAGAATCGCGTTACCCCCGAGCAGatcaccatcaacatcggCAAGGGAGCCAAGATTCCGGATCCACCCAAGGGCCATCAGTGGAAGGCGGTTCAGCATGATCAAAAAGCCACTTGGCTCGCCATGTGGCAGGagaacatcaacaacaattACAAATATGTGATGTTGGGTGCTGCCAGTGATATCAAGGGACAGAGCGACTTCAAGAAGTTCGAGAAGGCAcgagagctgaagaagcacATTGACAGGATTCGCAAGGACTACACCAAGGAGCTGAAGAGTGAGATTATGGCGGATCGTCAGCGAGCCACAGCCATGTATCTCATCGACAGGCTTGCTCTCAGAGCCGGAAACGAAAAGGATACGGAGAACGAAGCCGACACTGTGGGTTGCTGTTCGCTCAAGTACGAGCACATCACTCTTGAGCCTCCGAACAAGGTCACGTTCGACTTCCTCGGAAAGGACAGTATCCCATACAGAGAGACTGCCCATGTCGAGCCTCAGGTCTTCAAGAACCTCAAGCTTTTCAAGAAGgcgcccaagaccaagggagATGACCTGTTCGACCGCCTCACT ACTACTCAACTGAACAAGCACTTAACCAGCTACATGCCGGGCCTGACGGCCAAGGTTTTCCGTACTTACAACGCGTCCTGGACCATGTCGGAGCTGCTGAAGGGACTTAGCAAAGATCCCCGATCTCGCGGCAGTGTCGCCGAGAAGGTGAAGCTGTACAACGACTGCAACCGTGAAGTAGCTATTCTCTGCAACCACAAGCGGACAGTCGGTGCTGGTCATGAGCAACAGATGCAGAAGCTGGGTGACAGG ATCAAGGGCCTTCGGTATCAGCAGTGGCGGACAAAGAAGATGATTCTCGACATTGATCCGacccagaagaagaagaagggcgccGCCTGGTTTGAGCTTGACGAAGACCTCGATGAGGAGTGGATTAAGGAACACCAGCAGTTCTTGATCGAGGAGCAACGCaccaagatcaccaagaagTTCGAGAAGGAcaacgagaagctcaaggccaacaaggAGAGGCCAATGCCTgagaaggagctcaaggagcgactccaggccgtcaaggagctcgaggctaagttcaagaaggagaacaagaccaagaaggtcgAGGCTGAGGGCCGAGGTCCTACGGTTGACAAGTTCATCAAGGCGATTGAGAAGCTCGACGAACGTGTCAAGGTACTCGAGACGCAGGCTGAGGACCGTGATGGTAACAAGGAAGTAGCTCTTGGCACTTCCAAGATT AACTACATCGATCCTCGCCTCACTGTcgtctttgccaagaagTTTGATGTGCCGATTGAGAAGTTCTTCTCCAAGACTCTCCGCGACAAGTTCCGATGGGCCATCAAGTCggtcgaagatgaggatgactgGACCTTCTAG
- a CDS encoding GH16 domain-containing protein: protein MRWISKSYLAAATAALLPVNFVSAQTWSSCNPMHSSCPADDALGMAINVDFTKGSVNSFAASGSPQYDDEGVAFTVSKGGDAPQLASLFYIMFGRVEITMKAAPGAGIVSSLVLQSDVLDEIDIEWLGAANDEIQSNYFGKGQTTSYNRGEFHDVTNTQGQWITYTIDWTKDRIVWMAAGTVVRTLNSGDAEANQYPQTPMQVKFGAWAGGDPNTNAAGTVKWARGPTDFSQGPFTMHVKSIVVTDYSTGDEYKYKDNSGSWESIEAVGGSVNGNENGEAMTVTATAEGTVATADNNVPVGGIAEDGSPATATQTGWPWTGTRPSGGAIPSGWRLNAEGRIIPEENSASSLMGSYHSVLVLASMLAGILTFTGRLF from the exons ATGCGGTGGATATCCAAAAGTTACCTGGCCGCAGCAACGGCTGCTCTATTACCCGTAAACTTTGTCTCTGCGCAGACATGGAGCAGCTGCAATCCCATGCACAGCT CCTGTCCCGCCGATGACGCTCTGGGAATGGCCATCAACGTCGACTTCACAAAGGGCTCAGTCAACTCGTTTGCCGCCTCGGGCTCACCTCAGtacgacgacgagggcgtGGCCTTTACCGTCTCCAAGGGCGGCGATGCGCCTCAGCTCGCCTCGCTCTTCTACATCATGTTTGGCCGTGTCGAGATCACCATGAAGGCCGCACCCGGCGCCGGCATCGTTTCCTCCCTCGTCCTCCAGTCCGAcgtcctcgacgagatcGACATCGAGTGGCTGGGCGCCGCCAACGACGAGATCCAGTCCAACTACTTCGGCAAGGGCCAGACGACGTCGTACAACCGAGGCGAGTTTCACGACGTGACAAACACACAGGGCCAATGGATCACCTACACCATCGACTGGACAAAGGACCGCATCGTGTGGATGGCTGCCGGCACCGTTGTCCGGACGCTCAACTCGGGCGACGCCGAGGCCAACCAGTATCCCCAGACTCCTATGCAGGTCAAGTTTGGCGCCTGGGCTGGCGGTGATCCCAACACCAACGCCGCTGGAACTGTCAAGTGGGCTAGGGGACCGACCGATTTCAGCCAGGGCCCCTTCACCATGCACGTCAAGAGCATCGTTGTTACCGACTACTCCACCGGCGACGAGTACAAGTACAAGGACAACTCGGGGTCGTGGGAGTCGATTGAAGCCGTTGGCGGTTCCGTCAACGGTAACGAAAACGGCGAGGCCATGACCGTAACGGCTACAGCCGAGGGCACCGTCGCCACAGCCGATAACAACGTCCCCGTGGGAGGTATCGCCGAGGACGGCAGCCCCGCAACGGCCACACAGACCGGCTGGCCTTGGACCGGTACTCGACCCTCCGGAGGCGCCATCCCCAGCGGCTGGAGGCTGAACGCCGAGGGTAGAATCATTCCCGAGGAGAACAGCGCCTCGAGCTTGATGGGATCCTACCACAGCGTGCTGGTCCTGGCATCCATGCTGGCCGGCATCCTGACCTTTACCGGTAGACTCTTCTGA
- a CDS encoding ATP synthase subunit gamma: MLSRAARPALRAAAAAQARAAVPSSAATYATLREIEDRLKSIRNIEKITNTMKIVASTKLTRAQRAMNDSRKYGQTSNEVYESAETKALETEDKKTLYIVCSSDKGLCGGIHSGLARYIRRQAAEEDFDLVIVGEKAKAQLGRTNAKSIQLSFAGIGKDVPTFADAQAIADQIVQLPTEYTDIKILYNSFLNAQSYEPSVIEAFSEEAITQSPNFSAFEVDDEVLSNMREYGLANSLYWALAEGHACEQSARRNAMDNASKNAGEMISKYQILFNRTRQAVITGELVEIITGATASEDM, from the exons ATGCTGTCGCGAGCCGCCAGACCAGCTCTCCGAGCTGCCGCCGCAGCTCAGGCTCG GGCCGCCGTCCCGAGCTCCGCCGCCACCTATGCGACCCTCCGTGAGATCGAGGACCGTCTCAAGTCGATCCGAAACATCGAGAAGATCACCAACACGATGAAGATTGTCGCCTCCACCAAGCTCACCCGTGCCCAGCGCGCCATGAACGACTCCCGCAAGTACGGCCAGACCTCCAACGAGGTCTACGAGtcggccgagaccaaggctctcgagaccgaggacaagaagaccCTCTACATTGTCTGCTCCTCCGACAAGGGTCTCTGTGGTGGTATTCACTCTGGTCTTGCCCGATACATCCGTCGCcaggccgccgaggaggacttcgacctcgtcatcgtcggcgagaaggccaaggctcagCTTGGCCGAACCAACGCCAAGTCGATCCAGCTCAGCTTCGCTGGTATCGGCAAGGACGTCCCCACCTTTGCCGACGCCCAGGCTATCGCCGACCAGATCGTTCAGCTTCCCACTGAGTACACCGACATCAAGATCCTGTACAACAGCTTCCTGAACGCTCAGAGCTACGAGCCCTCCGTCATTGAGGCATTTTCcgaggaggccatcaccCAGTCCC CCAACTTTTCCGCTTTCGAggttgacgacgaggtcCTCTCCAACATGCGCGAGTACGGCCTGGCCAACTCCCTCTACTGGGCTCTTGCCGAGGGCCACGCCTGCGAGCAGTCTGCCCGACGAAATGCCATGGAT AACGCCTCCAAGAACGCCGGTGAGATGATCAGCAAGTACCAGATTCTGTTCAACCGTACCCGACAGGCTGTCATTACCGGAGAACTGGTCGAGATTATCACTGGTGCCACCGCCTCGGAGGATATGTAA